In the Colletotrichum lupini chromosome 4, complete sequence genome, CCCGTCTCTCGAGCTGGATAATGTCGTCCTTCTTCAGCTCACCGACACCAGCATCGCACAGCGCCGTCTCCATGGTCGACGTGTTGGGGTTGAGCACCTTCTCAAGCACGTCGTCCTCCTCGAGCTTGTCCTTGTTGATGAGATAGTCAAAGTCCCAGAGCTCAGCCTTGACGAGCTTGGTGCCGGCCGTCGACAGCCACGTGACCTTCTTCTCGGTCGTCTTGAAGTCGCCCTTGAGGTTGAGCTCGACGCTGAGGTCGGTAATGGGGTCGGTGGCGCCAATCTCGCGGGCGAAGGCGTTGCCCCAGCCCATGAGGGTGAACTCCTCGTCCTTCTTGAAGCTCTTGACGTCGGCCTGGTCGAGGATGAGCTCGTTGGAGAAGACAACCTTCTTGGTGCCGACATCGGGGTTCTTGGGGTGCTTAGGCTTGTCCTCGGTGCGAGGAGTGGCGGGAGCGTCGGCACCGGTGACCTTGACCTTGACGGCATCCTTCTCCAGGATGGCGGTGTGGCGGGGGGCGATGGGGTCAATGACCTTCTTGTTGATGTTCCAGAACGACGCCCAGTCCATGTTGACGACGTTTCGGGAAGGGCCCTGCTTGATGATGAACTCGCGGAGGGCGGGGATGGTCATACCGCGTCTGCGCACACCACGGATGGTGGGCATACGAGGGTCGTCCCAGCCCCAGACGGTGCCCTGAGCGACGATCTTGGCGAGCTTTCTCTTGGAAAGGAAGGTGCGGACGAGGTTGATACGGCTGAAGTCGTGCATGTAGACCTGGCGCAGCTTCAGGGTGTCGATGAACCATTGGTAAAGGGGGTTACGGTCAGTGTATTCGGTCGATCTCAGGGCGTGGGTGACGCCCTCGTGAGAGTCGACGACGGGGCAGGCGAGATCGTACATGGGGTAGATCTTCCACTTGTCACCGGTGCGGTGGTGCTTGTTCTCAACGTTGCAGCGGTAGATGACGGGATCTCTCAGGGCCTTGTTGACGTTGTCGACGGAGATCTTGGCACGGATGCAGTTATTCAGGCCCTCGGGGGTACCCTCTTTCATGGCCTCGAAGATGCGCAGGTTCTCCTCGACGGAGCGGTTACGGCACTTGGACTCGATTCCATCGGTTCGCTCGTTTCGCATCGTCTCCTGCTCGGTGTCGTCGGCGTAGGCGTGACCCTCCTTGATCAGGCGAATGCAAGTCTCGTACAGGTAGTCGAAGTAGTCGGAAGTGTAGGAAAGGGAGTCGGGGGTGATGCCCATCATCTTCAGGTCCTCAACAATAGCATCCTGGAACTCCTCACTCTCCTTGGCGGGGTTGGTGTCGTCAAGACGCAGCAGAAGCTTGCCCTTGTAGGCCTCGTGGGCGAAGTAATCGCTGAGAAGGGCGGCCTTGGCGTGACCGATGTGAAGGTATCCTCTGTTACATGATTAGGAGGTTGTCTATCAGGTAATGTTTTGAAGGAGGACCAACGAAGGCTCGGGAAGGAATCTGGTGACAACTCCGGCCTCGGCGTTCTGAAGAGCAAGAGAGTAGCTGGCACCCTTCTTGCTAGCGGCAACGACCTTGGCCTTGCGCTCAGCATCGACAGCGTTCGTCTCGGCTTGGATCTCGGGGTAGGTGACTTCGACAAAGGTGAACCTAGCAACGCGAGTTAGCGCGGGATGGACATTGATTGAAGCTAGGAGCACGAATCACGACGCACCAACGAGTAAGGTTGGCCATAGTTCCCTTGCGAATGAAGCCCATAGCAACCTTGTTCAGCTTCAGGGTCTGCCAGATCTTGGTCTCGGTCTCTCCCAGCGAGTACCCCTCAACAAAGGTGCGCAGCGTCAGGTGCTTGTCGAGGGCGCGGAGGTGAGGCTCGATCGACTTGAAGTCGCCGGCCAGGGCGGTGGGGAGGGTCTGGAGCTCCTCGGCCTTCATGATGGCGGTGTTTGGTCCAATTGAGGCGATGAGACTATCGGAGGGAATCGGTGGTCAGGACGGTCCTGGTGTCTCGTGAGTCAAATGTTTAAAGTGGCTGATATTTCGTGGTGGGGTTAAAAATCATGGAGGGGTAACATGACGGCGCACTCACCGAGAGCACTCGGCCGAGACGGTCTGATTGGTGGCACAGCGAGGAGCTTTTCCTATAAGTCGTTGTGGTCTGAGGTACCTCAATGTTTAATAGATTCGCAAGGCTCTTTCTCTCCCGTAGTCACGAAATAGTTGATGCACTTGACAGAAACTGAATGAAAATGATTGCACCTTATATATACATCTTTCCAAGTTTCTTGAAAGCTTTTCAACTGATGGCAACTAGTTATGACTCTTCATCCAAGGTAAAGCTCTGATGACAATGGTGTGTTTCGAGGCAAAGTGTACGTATCTTCACACCGGGACCGGACCGGTCGTAGATACGTACCTTTTTGGAGGTGACTGGGAGGTGTGAGGTGGGCACCACAGCCCGATAAGATAGCCGATAAGATACTGATCTTGTGCCTGAACGGTTAGGCCATACCAATTTTTCTGCAGTCTTTGGCCAGAGCTTCACGCGAGACGATCCGAGGTCAGCTCTGGCGTAGCAACCCCAAAAAGATCACAGATACCCAGAGCCCCGTGATGGCGTCAACGAACCAGTGCATGGCCTCAATGGCCCGGCTTAGTCTCTCAGCTTCAGCAAGACCGACAGCCTCCACGATACCACGGTTCCTCATCCCTTCCGTCGCTCAGCAGACACGATGCGCGAGTAACCAGGGGGGGAACAAGAAGAcggacaagaagaagaagaagctctCCAAGGACTTCAAGACCTACAACGTCAAGAACTGCCCTCAATTCTCTCTTTGCGATGCCATGCGGTGTGTATATCCTGTGCAAAAGATGTCTTCCAATTCGTTCTTCCAACTGACCTCGACGTAGCTACCTCCGCGCATTCGAAGTCGGCCGCCCTCCCCAGTCCATCAAGTACGAGATCCACGTCCACCTCAAGACGCCCAGAAATGGCGCCGTCGTCAAAAACCGCATCCGTCTCCCCAACCCCGTCAAGTCCGACATCCGCGTCGGAGTCATCTGCCCCGAAGGAAGCCCCATCGCCCAGCAGGCCCTGCAAGCCGGCGCCGTCGTCGCGGGCCAGGAGTCCGTGTTCGAGGCCATCAAGAACGACAACATTGTCTTCAACCGGCTCATTTGCCACACCGACAGCGAGGCGGCGCTCAACAAGGCCGCCCTGGGCCGCATCCTCGGCCCCAAGGGCCTCATGCCCAACCGTCGCATGAAGACAATCACCGACAACATTTCCAGCGCCATCCGTGAGACGATGGGCGCCGACAACTACCGCGAGCGTACCGGTGTCATCCGTATGGCTATCGGGCAGCTCGGTTTCACGCCCAAGATGCTGTCTGCCAACGTCAAGGCGTTTGTGGCCAGCATCAAGTCTGATCTCGCGGAGCTCGAGACGCACAAGGAGGTTCACGAGGTTGTGCTGAGCTCTTCCCAGGCTCCGGGCTTCAGCTTGAACGGAAACTTTGACTCTACAGATGAGGAGGTCACGCCGGCTCACCTCTCCAACGTCATGTAAAGATGTATAAATTCCAGATGAAAAAAGGGCAAACAGAAAAGGGAAGGGTGTTTAGATGAACTGTATCATAGGTGTTTGTATTACACGTGTATCAAAGTGGCATAGCGCTCTAGAACATGTTTGGAGACTTGTATTTGGGTATCATATGCATCGCTACTCTGTGACTGCTGGCCTTTTTGTTCCGTTCGTCGTGTGCTGCTGCGATCGGCTCAGCTGCTCTTGAGGGCCCTGATCGCCTCAGCCTGGGCGTCAAGCAATCCGTACAAGCCCAAGTACTTGACTGTCCTCGCCTGACCCTTCTTGCCCGCCTTGCGTGCTTCCTTCATCGCCGTGCCGAGATCCAGGAGAATTGTGTTCCGACACCTCACCATTCGAGCCTCAGCCTTGACCACAAACGGAGTATCCCTTCCAATGGCGTCCGCCAGAGCTTCGACGATGCAAAAGTCTTGCGTAAAGCCAGCCAGCTTCGCAGGGCTGCTACCCACCAGCCCGCCCACATcatcatcctcctcctcctcgtcagACTCCTCGCTATCGTCCGCGTCCCAGTCatcatcttcttcctctccctCGCCGCCGTCACCCGTCTTTGCCTTCCCAGGCAGACTCGCAAGCGAAAGCCGCTCCTCGAGCGAAGACACTCTCTCATCCAGCTCAAGCATCTTCCTCCCGGTCTCAATACCCCTCCTTACCTCTCTCAACTCCCCGCTCAACCCCTGAACCTCCTCCCCGCGCGTCCTCACTTTCCCCTTGATCTCCTCCACGGCCCTCCGGAACCCGAGCATGGCAACACGCACATTCTCAACCCTCTCTTCGCCGCCGCGCAGCTCGTTGCCCAAAGACAAGAAGGCGGTGTAGTTCCCATTGACGAGCTCCAGCAGCTCGGCGCTGATGGCGGCGCTGCGGTCGCGGAGCTCTGCTTTGAGGTCGTCGAGGGTCTGGTGGCGGTGCGGGAGGGCGGAGAGGTAGTTTGCCGGGTGGAAGCCGGGAGCGAGGAAGTCGGATCGCGGGAGGGCGGCGGGGAAAGGGAGCGGggcgtcgtcgtcttcgtagccggagccggaggcgacggaggaggaggatgaggagggGAGGTGGAAGGCTGCTGTTTGCCGCGTTGGCGATTGAATGACGAGATTGGCCATTGCTTCTGTGTGTGGTTCGCCGGTTTGCCCGTTGCTTTGGGGTTGGGTTGGTTGGTTTGTGCTTGCAGCCTTTCAGATGGCGACGGCGGCTCGGTGGTTGAGGTTCGGCGCAGAGATGTCGTAGCTCGGAGCAAAAGCGACGTCAAATTTAGGCAAGGTAGCTATCTCGAAGCTAGGGGACCGGGATCGGGAATTGTTGAGGAGCCTTGCTGTCGAGAGGTGGGTGGTTCAAATTGCAGCTGTTGGTCGATTTTGGGCGGGATGGAGTTGGATAGGTACGGAGAGCTTAACGCAGCTTTCTCAGAGGTCCACAGCTTGAGTTTCGTGGGGGTCACTGTGGGAATTGGAAGTGGTTGAACAGTGCGTGGGCCACACGTACTTGTAGTGAAGTAactgaggtaaggtacctagccCCCGCCAGGATTCCCACAGTTCTCACTGCAATGTGGACACGGTTGCGCAACCTTCAAACAACCCAAGTGGTCACTTTTAAGTATTTGACCAGTCGTGAATGAGGATTTCGAGTGGGCGAGAGATAGTCATAACGAAGAGTTGGTTCAGAGATGGAGTCGGTGCTGGGATTGGATAAATCTAAACCCTGCGGTCTCTCTGGCCGTGACGATGCGGCGATCAATCTGCTCGGCTCTTACGACGATGACCGCACATCATCATCTCTGATGCGGTCATTGGCGAGAGACAGTAAAGTCATTATTCAAGACGCGCTCACTCAGTCACTCCTCGAAGTCTGCTTTGTATAGAGCATAACAGGTAGTCATCTCAGGTAAGCGGCTAGGATAAACGACATTCCCGTTGTGAAGAGCTCGACTTGACTTGGAAAAAAACAGACGGAGGCCGAAGTGCCCGCTGCGCTTGGCGTTGCCTCGTAAGAAAGGGATCCCTTGTGAAGCCAAAGCGTTCTCGGAGTCCACCCTTGGGCCAGCCTGTCAGGCAAAGACAAGTTCGTGTAATAAGTGCGAGCCGATTATTGCCGCCGTCAAACCTCGTGAGATGCGAGGTACCGCGGCAGCCATGGACGGACGGATCCAGTAAGGGTAGCATTGTAGTACCAACCTACGGATACCTGGCTCTGAAGCACTCCACGATGTACGTAAATGTTGCTCTTTTTTCTCGCGTGGCTCGCACCCTCCCATCACCCACTTCCGGGGCCCTCCACTTGGGATCAGCCTATGTGGGATGAAGGGCCGATCTGATTACGCACAGTCACGAAGTGAGAAGTGTTGGGTCACGGGTGGTTGGCTTGTCGATAGTATCCATACAGCAATGGAGACTGGGAGACTGGAGACTGGGTGTAGACGATCCCGAAAGCAGACGTTTCAAGCGATTCCCCTAAGCCTTGAGAGTATGTAGACTGGAAAAAAAAATGAGCGTCTCATGTGAGCCTGCAGAAAGGAAGCGGCGGCTGGGGGTTCGGGGGGTGAGAGATCAAATGGCCCAATGACGGGCGAGTGACACGAGGTGTGAGTGGGATGAAGGATGCAGGCAGGTAATACGGATTGGAGCTGGAGGCGATGGTGGGTGGTGACATCTTATCAAGTACCTCTTGATCTCCCTGATGAACTGCTCCAAGGCCATTGGACGACTGGCGGTGACACCTGAAGCAGGTTCCATTGAGGCATAAATCCCCGATTATCaggtacctttttttttcggCTCAAGTTACTGGATGGATACAGATCTTACTGTGCCATTGATTGTGTGTATTTATGCGACTGAATTGTGCAAGTTCAACCAAGACCTCGGCGATCCTGACTCGTTGGTCTTCGCTTTTGCACTCCGTGGACACTGCCGAAAAGCCTCATCAAACTTTGTGTCAAATTGATTTCCCACGCTGGTTTTTGTCTTTACGGTTGTTTACTCATGCCTTACGGAGTACTGCAAGGTAGATTTAGAGTAGAACCACGGACGTCTCGGCTTACGAGGGAGTCATCGGACAAAGGGCCGCTCTCATTTGTTGATGGAGCGACAGGCCTGTCCTACACTGTGGTATTAGATGCAACTTTATCCCACGGTCATCACTGGTCACGCACATCATGCACTCGCCCGGTGGGCAACGGCAGCGACATCGGCAGACCCTGAGATCAATTCCCTCGGGATGTGGCTACGCTTGGCACCCACGCAGAGTAAAAGACACAGAGTCAAGTAGTACTGCGTAGTTAACGGAAGAGTGAGAGGCTGGCATGGATGGGTGTTACGACATGGAAACTCAGCCATCAAGGGGATCAAAGCCCATCGATGGTGGATCGCGCAGTCAACCAGGGCGGTGATCCGTGGGAGAAGCCGGGCTGTGTAGCCCTGAAAGTCCCTACATAGTAACATTCATAGTGTGTTGTGGCCAGCCAAGCCCAAGAAACAAGGTCCGAGATCGCAGGGTCGGAATGGGGATGGAAGCCGGAAAGCCACAGGAGCCATCGAACGATTTCCCCAGTGTGGGCTGGAGTGTGTGTTTGTGCGAGACACTGAGAGTGAGTAAAAACTATGAGTGAGAGTAGTGCATTTACTGTGCGGATGTCGGGGGGATTTTCCGAGTGAGTGAGAGTGTGAGAATACTGTGACTGAGGTCTGCGTGAGactgtgagtgagtgagtgagtgagtgagtgagtgagtgagtgagtgagtgagtgaaaTGGATGAAATGAGTGGGTAATGACCGGGCGAGTGAGAAGGCGACGTACCTCTGGCAGGCAGTGCCCGGGTAGGAAACAGcgagagagggagagagaaaaaaaagagaaaaaaaggcTAGCGCAGGCCCTGGTGGGGGCCTTGCGAGCAAGATAATCTTATCAATCAGATCAAAAATTCCTTTTTGAATGTCGCCctcccccccttcccccttGGCCTTGGGCCCTTTCCCCCTCCACTGTCCAGTTCCGCGCTGTCGCTCCAATCCCCTCCTTCCTCCCCACCATCCTCCGAAGTGTCGGAAGAAAGAGGAACAAGCCCGCAATTCAAACATTTCTTCACCTCATCAACATTGACTCTCCCACTTACACATACCGACTTGACGATTCTATTTCCTGGCTTCACTTACACAGACAAGTACCTATAACCACAAAGTCAGCTATCCGAACCTCGCTGCCGACATCATCTTCCGGAACAGTGTCTGTTCTGTCACCCACTCGGCAACACGCGCGCGCCACCACGCCCGTCTGCATAACACTACTCTGTACAGCGcagacagacagacagacagacCTATCAGCTGTGCATTTCGCTGTAGGGGTATCTGCTCGATTCTGCTCGGCATCAGCCCAGATCGCCAAACAGTAGCATCATATCAACTTATACAGCGCCGATTGCTCTCCGAACAGGTCAATCAGCCAAACAGGAAAGCAAGCATCACAACTAAAAGACGAACAAGAAGAAGGACACAAGaacaggaaaaaaaaaaaaagagaagatCCAACACCATTCAGCACGTCTCGGTCTTACAACCATCAATTCGTCCCATTTTCTTATCAGATCTCAAGAGCCGAGAGAGCGCCGAACCGCACCCTCGGATTTA is a window encoding:
- a CDS encoding glutamyl-tRNA synthetase gives rise to the protein QRLIGKAPRCATNQTVSAECSRLIASIGPNTAIMKAEELQTLPTALAGDFKSIEPHLRALDKHLTLRTFVEGYSLGETETKIWQTLKLNKVAMGFIRKGTMANLTRWFTFVEVTYPEIQAETNAVDAERKAKVVAASKKGASYSLALQNAEAGVVTRFLPEPSGYLHIGHAKAALLSDYFAHEAYKGKLLLRLDDTNPAKESEEFQDAIVEDLKMMGITPDSLSYTSDYFDYLYETCIRLIKEGHAYADDTEQETMRNERTDGIESKCRNRSVEENLRIFEAMKEGTPEGLNNCIRAKISVDNVNKALRDPVIYRCNVENKHHRTGDKWKIYPMYDLACPVVDSHEGVTHALRSTEYTDRNPLYQWFIDTLKLRQVYMHDFSRINLVRTFLSKRKLAKIVAQGTVWGWDDPRMPTIRGVRRRGMTIPALREFIIKQGPSRNVVNMDWASFWNINKKVIDPIAPRHTAILEKDAVKVKVTGADAPATPRTEDKPKHPKNPDVGTKKVVFSNELILDQADVKSFKKDEEFTLMGWGNAFAREIGATDPITDLSVELNLKGDFKTTEKKVTWLSTAGTKLVKAELWDFDYLINKDKLEEDDVLEKVLNPNTSTMETALCDAGVGELKKDDIIQLERRGFYRVDKGLDEGDVVVLFNIPTGKAK
- a CDS encoding ribosomal protein L1p/L10e family protein, translating into MASTNQCMASMARLSLSASARPTASTIPRFLIPSVAQQTRCASNQGGNKKTDKKKKKLSKDFKTYNVKNCPQFSLCDAMRYLRAFEVGRPPQSIKYEIHVHLKTPRNGAVVKNRIRLPNPVKSDIRVGVICPEGSPIAQQALQAGAVVAGQESVFEAIKNDNIVFNRLICHTDSEAALNKAALGRILGPKGLMPNRRMKTITDNISSAIRETMGADNYRERTGVIRMAIGQLGFTPKMLSANVKAFVASIKSDLAELETHKEVHEVVLSSSQAPGFSLNGNFDSTDEEVTPAHLSNVM